The window taattttatttttttaaaatctttctacTAACTTATTTACAACATAATATCTTTAAGAAAAGGAACAAACACATTGTTTCCTCAAAGAAAAAAACGTTCAAAAGGAAAACATCACCGAACGACCAATCATATAcctagttttcttttttttatcttctcGTGGTTAAATCACTAATCAACTCATAAATTTATTATCGATGTATCAATACACACTAAAACGTCGTACTCCCTAGCTAGCTTCAAAAAGTGTTGTAAAATTGCAATAATTGGACAGAAATTTAAGAGCTAGTAAAATGAAAGCATGCACATCTAAAGTAGACAAAGATTGGGATTGAGTTAGGGCAATTACATaagaaatataacaaaaaaggTGGGTAAAAGGAAGTACTTACAATTTTTCATGCAAATATACTTGCAATGCAATGCAAAACAGCAATTAATTATAAAgatcattatttattattatttttttttatttttttggcttgaaattaaaaaaaaaaaaaaaagaagaccaGAATTTAGACtcttaattataattattagcCATAGAGAATAATTAAATCCCCCTCTTTGAACACACATCAATATTAATCTTCTTTAGCTGCTCCCTATTATCTCACTGTAGGTTTCCTTTAGTTTCTGCAACAATGCTTCCCtataaaaatttatcaaaatgtaaaataaattaaacaataatagtaataaataaataaatatctttcatggtgtttataaaaaaatgtgttGGAACTTATAATTACCTATCTGGTCTGAAAATCAGATTCTTGTATGCAAACCACTGCACATAATTATAGTAAATATCATGATTAGATTTAAAGTAAGTATTAgttataacaacattttaaattattttaagtttaggaaagctttttttaattaaaccaTTACAAATTTGGAATCAAATCGACtagattatattataaaattaaagtaTAAGACATTATGATTAAATTGTTATAAGTTTAGAAGTAAAGGATAGAATCtttgaaaatcaaaatttaGAAGCTTACCCCGGTGTAGCCAATTCCCACAAGCTCAAGCAGGCCAGGAACTAGAGGAAGCCTATCAATCGCctgaaaatatcaaaataaattaacCTCCAAAAACTTAATATCAAATCCTTATCTTATCTTCGTATATAAATATTGTATTCGTTGGACTATACTCATTTATCCTCTCAACTTTAACATTTAGGGATAAGGAATCAAAATGTTtagaataaaattttatatttttttttgaaggATAGATTGTGaaattatattttgttaatattttctaaagtttttaacttttacaataattttttaaaaatgacaaTAAAAGAATTCTTACGGAGACGACGCCAGCGGAGGCCCAAAGGGCGACGAAACCGGAGACAGCAAGTGAGCTCACAGCATACTTATCTTCAACCTTATCCCACTGACCAAAACAAAATCCAACCCAATAATAATGTAAATGAATTTGATAAATTTTCAAAtcttaacttttcttttcttttcttttggtcTTTGAAACAAAAATTTGGCTCATACAGCTTCTTGAACTTTTTTGATAATTTCAGGCATCTCCGCCAGCTCCCCCGCCGCCACTTCAGCTGGGACTTCTCCGGTTGCCATCGCCATCACATTGCGAGCAATCTTCCGACCTATAATCCGTACAAAATCATCGAAGATCAAATCTATCATgacccatatatatatattacgtGTACATGTATATAATATAATTCTCACAATAGGCAGTGGACTTCCAAGGGCGGATCTGAGCCGATGGAGTAGGCGGCGACGGGAGAGTGGGGAGCGGCACGGTCGATGACGGCGAACCGGATTGTCGAGGGGCCTTAGAATCGAGGAGGGTGGAGGCCGAGGAAGAGAGAGCAAATgtggaggaggaagaagaagccATTGATTGCCGTCTCACACTCAAAATATTCACAAGCAGCTAATTAAAGATAGTTTCTCCAGGAAAGGAAAGAAAGTGAAGATTTTGTTGTtgggttttttcttttgttttgtagACAGGTGTTTGTGTGTTtgtgttttctttctttcttcccctttttggagatgttttttcttttttttttttttttggttgggttatatttatattttatatataataatataaagatatATGGGATTTGGGTGTTAAAGTTATGAAGATGGAGAGCCACTCATTTCACAATCAATTTGGGATAATGTTTTGTGAGTGAGGAAATGAGAGAGGATTGAAATGGATAGTGTTTGATTGGATAAAAGGGTTTTAGGGTTAGCCTATAATGAGTGTCTTTTGTAATAACACCTAATACACTTGGATAAATATCtgtctcttttctctctctctcttaattttcttattgaagagaaaaaaaaaaaataccttgAGCTTTCATTCCattatgtttattgttttttatttatttataccTTTTTTGCAATCTTAACAATGAAATGAGTAACAAAACaagtgttttttttaaataaaataatatttacaaatattaaaatataatctAACTTGTTGGTTAAaataggtaaaaaaaaaaaagtattagtGTTAGAATATGTTATGAGTCTGATTTTAGCTctttaaaaaaaacctaaagGGAAAAAATATAACACCAAAGATAAATTTGAGTTACCATCAAAATTTGAAACGAACAAATGATGGCCTAAGAACTTTGGTCGAGGATCGTTCAAGTTAAATGGTGAAAGGAGGTGCAACTAAGTTATTCCTCGACATATTAGTCTCTGAGACTAAGGTCAACCTATTCTTCCATGTTGTTTACTCCTTGCAAGTCTTTGACTCATTCTCTCCTCTAAGCTCATATGAATTCTGACTTTGTGAATGTCCGATCCAAAAGAGCTCCCCTATGTTTAATTT is drawn from Cucumis melo cultivar AY chromosome 11, USDA_Cmelo_AY_1.0, whole genome shotgun sequence and contains these coding sequences:
- the LOC103498834 gene encoding protein CURVATURE THYLAKOID 1B, chloroplastic, producing MASSSSSTFALSSSASTLLDSKAPRQSGSPSSTVPLPTLPSPPTPSAQIRPWKSTAYCRKIARNVMAMATGEVPAEVAAGELAEMPEIIKKVQEAWDKVEDKYAVSSLAVSGFVALWASAGVVSAIDRLPLVPGLLELVGIGYTGWFAYKNLIFRPDREALLQKLKETYSEIIGSS